In Belonocnema kinseyi isolate 2016_QV_RU_SX_M_011 chromosome 4, B_treatae_v1, whole genome shotgun sequence, a single window of DNA contains:
- the LOC117171373 gene encoding leucine-rich repeat extensin-like protein 5: MFHVQMTVLCLAVATVVCDLPPGTRRNTYLPPEPTKGYDYNTPKVPFTPRPTPNFPTQRPSFPTGSSRPTPTFPTGPTRPSTRPTYPTPGTRPTPGGGGYPTPGPRPTPVFPEYPGQPNSNNGDHDHGHHEPGMPFDFNYAVKEDAFGNDYSHNAISDGDVTRGEYRVQLPDGRLQVVRYTADWKHGFSAQVSYEGTPRFDVPRPGGNFQGY, translated from the exons ATGACAGTTCTCTGTTTGGCAGTGGCCACTGTCGTCTGCGATTTACCACCAGGTACTAGAAGGAATACGTATCTACCACCAGAGCCGACGAAGGGCTATGACTACAACACACCAAAAGTCCCATTTACACCTCGACCTACGCCAAACTTTCCCACCCAAAGGCCGAGTTTTCCTACAGGGTCATCGAGACCAACGCCTACTTTCCCAACAGGTCCAACAAGACCTTCAACGAGGCCGACATATCCTACCCCAGGAACAAGACCAACTCCAGGAGGCGGCGGTTATCCTACTCCAGGTCCAAGACCGACTCCAGTATTCCCTGAATATCCTGGTCAACCAAATAGTAACAATGGCGat CACGACCATGGTCACCACGAGCCAGGTATGCCTTTCGACTTCAATTATGCCGTGAAGGAAGACGCTTTTGGCAACGATTATTCGCATAATGCTATTAGCGACGGAGACGTCACACGTGGAGAATATCGAGTTCAGTTGCCGGATGGTCGTTTGCAAGTAGTTCGTTACACTGCAGACTGGAAACACGGATTTTCAGCTCAGGTGTCTTATGAAGGAACACCACGATTCGACGTACCACGCCCTGGTGGAAACTTCCAAGGATATTAG